A single window of Candidatus Hydrogenedentota bacterium DNA harbors:
- a CDS encoding sulfite exporter TauE/SafE family protein: MFSEFIEPGVPRLIFWIFVGLAIVIQGISKSGFAGGAGILSLPLMMLVMPVNLVAASLLPLLILCDMNAIYNHRHNKDWDKIMRIYIPAIIGIVLGACVWWLVGKQGVERYGVPIKRFVGVIAVLFAFYIVAREASMAWAERHRPGPIAAWAAGISAGFTSTIAHAAGPIVSLYMFAQGMGKSLFVGTVAWTFTLINLTKLPFYISVGLVDFHVLRFDLVLVPLIPIGSWLGHWMHFRVSESAFNRVIMVLTLVAGIQLLLNANLIHLLLERVFP; the protein is encoded by the coding sequence ATGTTTTCCGAGTTTATCGAGCCCGGCGTGCCGCGGCTCATCTTCTGGATTTTCGTCGGCCTTGCGATCGTCATTCAGGGCATCAGCAAGTCCGGGTTCGCGGGCGGCGCCGGCATCCTCTCGCTGCCGCTCATGATGCTGGTCATGCCGGTCAATCTCGTCGCCGCGTCGCTGCTGCCGCTGCTTATTCTCTGCGACATGAACGCGATCTACAACCACCGCCACAACAAGGATTGGGATAAGATCATGCGCATCTATATCCCCGCGATTATCGGCATCGTGCTCGGCGCCTGCGTCTGGTGGCTGGTGGGGAAACAGGGCGTCGAGCGCTACGGCGTGCCAATCAAGCGGTTCGTGGGGGTTATCGCGGTCCTGTTCGCCTTCTACATTGTCGCGCGGGAGGCGTCCATGGCCTGGGCCGAACGGCACCGGCCCGGCCCGATCGCCGCCTGGGCCGCGGGCATCTCCGCGGGTTTTACCTCGACAATCGCGCACGCCGCCGGACCGATTGTCAGCCTGTACATGTTCGCCCAAGGGATGGGCAAGTCCCTGTTTGTCGGTACGGTAGCCTGGACTTTTACGCTCATCAACCTCACGAAACTGCCCTTTTACATCAGCGTCGGCCTGGTCGATTTTCACGTGCTCCGCTTCGACCTCGTGCTGGTCCCGCTGATTCCCATCGGGTCCTGGCTGGGGCACTGGATGCACTTTCGCGTTTCGGAAAGCGCATTCAATCGGGTGATCATGGTGCTGACGCTGGTCGCCGGAATTCAGCTTCTACTCAACGCCAACTTGATACACCTCTTGCTCGAGCGCGTGTTTCCGTAG
- a CDS encoding DUF3748 domain-containing protein, with protein MTMLCVVAFSFGAAPVPPQEVQITSTPKNHTLDNNDNFSADGRFLCYDTREGVGPGIGNSQSIEMVEIATGKEIVLYAPGETLISADEKQSAPGVGAVTFCPTADKVAFIHGPLPEEVAVRGYYGKPNRRGAEVAADGSGALTWLDFRDPATDRDTLPGAHRGGTHRHEYSLDGSRIGFTYDDVLMPEYGRTIGYMEVHPAAPGDATHYFAVLVPVVPSGKAKPGELETALGDSWIGREGRVRAFIGKVREGDGVSYAESLFAVTIPPDLDITTADSGGPARYPSPPRGVSIRRLTHTWACGVVRGSYRGDRIAYYAKDAEGRTQVYVIPVTGSDRDPDPAKRPVQVTRLPHDAATGLRWHPSDNTIFCVSNNAIAAVCVAPGPRFGETVFLTPQDGVPRTNLVVSPDGKQLAYNKPVSACAADGRRLANYKGEDFLQIFMIGFPDADGDGITDAQ; from the coding sequence ATGACGATGCTGTGTGTAGTCGCGTTTTCATTCGGCGCCGCGCCCGTGCCGCCTCAGGAGGTCCAGATCACTTCAACGCCGAAGAACCACACTCTGGACAACAACGACAACTTCTCGGCGGATGGGCGATTCCTCTGCTATGACACGCGCGAGGGCGTGGGCCCGGGCATCGGCAACAGCCAGAGTATCGAGATGGTCGAGATCGCTACGGGGAAGGAAATCGTGCTCTACGCGCCGGGCGAAACCCTCATTTCGGCGGACGAGAAGCAGTCGGCGCCGGGCGTCGGGGCCGTGACATTCTGTCCCACCGCCGACAAGGTCGCGTTCATCCATGGCCCGCTGCCAGAAGAAGTGGCTGTGCGTGGCTATTACGGCAAGCCGAATCGGCGCGGCGCGGAAGTCGCGGCGGACGGCAGCGGCGCGCTGACGTGGCTCGATTTCCGCGACCCGGCAACGGACCGCGACACGTTGCCCGGCGCGCATCGCGGCGGCACGCACCGGCACGAATACAGCCTCGACGGCAGTCGTATCGGGTTCACCTACGACGACGTACTGATGCCGGAGTATGGACGCACCATAGGTTATATGGAGGTGCATCCCGCCGCGCCGGGAGACGCAACACACTATTTTGCGGTGCTCGTACCCGTGGTCCCGTCGGGCAAGGCCAAACCCGGCGAGCTCGAGACGGCGCTGGGCGATTCGTGGATTGGACGTGAGGGCCGCGTCCGCGCGTTTATCGGCAAAGTGCGCGAGGGGGACGGCGTATCTTACGCCGAGTCGCTGTTTGCCGTGACGATACCACCGGACCTCGACATCACGACGGCGGATTCCGGCGGTCCGGCGCGGTATCCCTCGCCGCCGAGGGGCGTATCGATCCGGCGGCTTACGCATACGTGGGCCTGCGGCGTCGTGCGCGGCTCCTACCGCGGCGACCGCATCGCCTATTACGCCAAAGACGCCGAAGGCCGCACCCAGGTCTATGTCATTCCCGTTACCGGCTCAGACCGCGACCCGGATCCCGCCAAGCGGCCCGTCCAGGTCACGAGACTGCCGCACGACGCTGCCACGGGGCTGCGTTGGCATCCTTCCGACAACACGATCTTCTGCGTCAGCAACAACGCCATCGCGGCGGTGTGCGTCGCGCCCGGCCCGCGTTTCGGCGAGACCGTGTTCCTGACACCGCAGGACGGAGTGCCGCGCACGAACCTCGTCGTATCGCCCGACGGCAAACAGCTTGCCTACAACAAGCCCGTATCCGCCTGTGCAGCGGACGGCCGCCGCCTCGCGAACTATAAGGGAGAGGACTTCCTCCAAATCTTCATGATCGGCTTCCCTGACGCGGACGGCGACGGCATCACGGACGCGCAGTAG